A genome region from Brassica oleracea var. oleracea cultivar TO1000 chromosome C2, BOL, whole genome shotgun sequence includes the following:
- the LOC106324539 gene encoding uncharacterized protein LOC106324539 yields the protein MNSLIWRLLTNSGSMWVAWTKTYLLNTHSFWDTKGNHAGSWIWRKLLKLRDQAAPFMKSEIGNGKGTLFWYDNWLPVGRLIDIAGALGTQVLGISRYATVSDAASGGQWNIRRCRGYHLRAMIACINSVPAPAEDADEDRTLWRHGDGEYKEKFSSTETWEQLQGSYPKLQWCKVVWFRQSIPRFSFITWLAFKDRLATGARTRAWCIVQPCLLCGEPDETRDHLFFACPFSFTVWLDLVEFILGPNANPDWTTTITSITSNRRKETDRCLLKLALQASIHSIWRERNSRRHNNNPTSTGQLVHYIDKTIRNRLSSLRQRNPTFYAETIQRWFERTS from the coding sequence ATGAATAGTTTGATTTGGAGGTTACTCACAAACTCTGGTTCTATGTGGGTGGCTTGGACGAAGACTTACTTGCTAAACACTCATAGTTTCTGGGATACCAAAGGCAACCACGCAGGATCTTGGATTTGGCGAAAACTCCTGAAGCTCAGGGACCAAGCGGCACCTTTCATGAAATCGGAGATAGGAAATGGTAAGGGTACCCTATTCTGGTATGACAACTGGTTACCGGTGGGTAGACTTATTGACATTGCAGGTGCTTTAGGAACGCAAGTGTTAGGCATCTCCCGCTATGCAACCGTCTCAGACGCTGCCTCTGGGGGACAATGGAACATACGTCGGTGTCGAGGCTATCACCTACGGGCGATGATAGCCTGCATCAACTCTGTTCCAGCTCCAGCGGAGGATGCGGATGAGGATAGGACTCTATGGCGTCACGGAGATGGGGAATACAAAGAGAAATTTTCGAGCACCGAAACATGGGAGCAATTACAGGGTTCATACCCCAAATTACAATGGTGTAAAGTTGTTTGGTTCCGACAAAGCATCCCACGTTTTTCTTTCATCACTTGGTTGGCTTTTAAGGATAGGTTGGCGACAGGAGCGAGAACAAGAGCTTGGTGTATTGTTCAACCTTGCCTCCTATGTGGAGAACCTGACGAAACTCGCGACCACCTATTCTTTGCATGCCCTTTTTCCTTTACGGTTTGGCTCGACCTGGTGGAGTTCATACTGGGACCAAATGCAAATCCTGACTGGACAACAACTATCACCTCCATCACCTCTAATCGAAGGAAAGAGACGGATAGATGCTTGTTGAAGCTTGCCCTCCAGGCAAGCATTCATAGCATATGGCGTGAGCGGAACAGCAGGAGACACAACAACAATCCTACCAGCACTGGGCAGTTGGTTCACTACATCGACAAAACAATTAGAAACAGGTTATCTTCCCTCAGGCAAAGAAATCCTACCTTCTATGCCGAAACAATTCAGAGATGGTTCGAAAGGACATCTTGA